Proteins from a single region of Nerophis ophidion isolate RoL-2023_Sa linkage group LG08, RoL_Noph_v1.0, whole genome shotgun sequence:
- the coasy gene encoding bifunctional coenzyme A synthase, whose translation MSMFSTGVLVLTSPLHVLPLRIAPVLTSAAQLVERTLYVHLHPGLNLGGGSQPRPVFIPPAVDLSTLITRLYSNAADVCAHLDVRVLLTNVHTLPAASGGSGPFPTPQYLTHSPEVLLTDFPLQDPAQSHQVTQCLQKYTGHCYVCSPALPSVLLHPQIVKLQGEEEAGLKEPEEKVKPLETYTDVVVGGTFDRLHGAHKTLLNMSCLLATRRFLIGVCDQGMLIKKVLKELIQPYSIRVQKLHEFLRDVKPSLQVEIVALDDPLGVSVVDPLLQCIVVSEETRRGGEAVNRKRIENGLPALVLHEIQLLKDAHHSETEEEKISSSSLRTRLLGTLLTSPKAKPHLPIHPYVIGLTGGSGSGKTSVAKQLEAFGAVRIDCDKLGHQVYEAGTGAYQKVLQEFGSDVLNDDETINRRALGRKVFGKQERLKALTDIVWPEIARLVKDAISQARNEGKDVCVVDAAVLLEAGWTHMVHEVWVTIIPEEEAFLRITKRDGVTAEDAERRLQSQRSNSEQLEHANVVLSTLWEPEVTHKQVIKAWNLLQKRILETRQ comes from the exons ATGTCGATGTTCAGCACGGGCGTCCTCGTGCTGACGTCCCCCCTCCACGTGCTCCCCCTGCGCATTGCTCCGGTACTCACCTCGGCCGCCCAGCTCGTGGAGCGCACCCTCTACGTCCACCTCCACCCGGGGCTCAACCTGGGCGGCGGCAGCCAACCCCGACCCGTCTTCATCCCGCCCGCCGTGGACCTTTCTACCCTTATCACCCGCCTCTACAGCAACGCCGCCGACGTCTGCGCTCACTTGGACGTCCGCGTTCTGCTCACCAATGTCCACACCCTTCCAGCTGCCAGCGGCGGAAGTGGTCCCTTCCCCACGCCGCAGTACCTCACCCATTCCCCGGAGGTGCTGCTCACGGACTTTCCTCTGCAGGACCCGGCTCAGTCCCACCAGGTGACCCAGTGTCTGCAGAAGTACACGGGACACTGCTACGTGTGCAGCCCTGCGCTTCCGTCAGTGTTGCTCCACCCGCAGATAGTGAAGCTGCAGGGGGAGGAGGAGGCAGGGCTTAAGGAGCCTGAAGAAAAGGTAAAACCGTTGGAGACGTACACTGACGTGGTGGTCGGCGGCACCTTTGACCGCCTCCACGGGGCCCATAAGACCCTCCTCAACATGTCATGCTTGCTCGCCACCAGACGCTTCCTCATTGGTGTGTGTGACCAAGGAATGCTGATAA AAAAGGTGCTAAAGGAGCTTATCCAGCCGTACTCaataagagtccaaaaactacACGAGTTCCTGCGGGATGTCAAGCCCTCGCTGCAGGTGGAGATCGTGGCTCTCGACGACCCGCTAGGGGTGTCGGTGGTGGACCCCCTCCTGCAGTGCATTGTGGTCAGCGAGGAGACGCGAAGGGGCGGCGAAGCTGTCAACAGGAAACGTATCGAGAAC ggtcttccagctctggttCTTCATGAGATCCAGTTGCTAAAGGATGCGCATCACTCCGAGACGGAGGAGGAAAAGATCAGCTCTTCCAGCCTGCGCACCCGTCTGCTGGGAACCCTCCTCACCTCACCTAAA GCCAAGCCTCATCTCCCCATCCATCCCTATGTAATCGGACTGACGGGCGGGAGCGGCAGCGGGAAAACCTCCGTCGCCAAACAGCTGGAAGCCTTTGGCGCCGTGCGGATCGACTGCGACAAACTGGGCCATCAAGTGTACGAGGCCGGTACTGGAGCCTACCAAAAAGTTTTGCAAGAGTTCGGATCAG atgttCTTAATGACGATGAGACCATCAACAGGCGAGCATTAGGGAGGAAGGTGTTTGGAAAGCAG GAGAGGTTAAAAGCGCTCACAGACATTGTGTGGCCTGAGATCGCGCGTCTCGTCAAGGACGCAATCAGCCAAGCCAGAAATGAAG GTAAAGACGTTTGTGTGGTGGATGCAGCGGTTCTTCTGGAAGCGGGCTGGACACACATGGTCCACGAGGTCTGGGTGACCATCATTCCCGAGGAGGAG GCGTTTTTAAGGATCACAAAGCGAGATGGCGTGACAGCGGAAGATGCAGAGCGCCGCCTTCAGAGCCAGCGGTCCAACAGCGAACAACTCGAGCACGCCAACGTGGTCCTCAGCACGCTGTGGGAACCCGAAGTCACCCATAAACAG GTAATAAAAGCATGGAATCTTCTCCAGAAGAGAATCCTGGAGACACGACAGTAG